In a single window of the Gossypium hirsutum isolate 1008001.06 chromosome A13, Gossypium_hirsutum_v2.1, whole genome shotgun sequence genome:
- the LOC107938611 gene encoding transcriptional corepressor LEUNIG isoform X6: protein MSQTNWEADKMLDVYIHDYLVKRDLKASAQAFQAEGKVSSDPVAIDAPGGFLFEWWSVFWDIFIARTNEKHSEVAASYIETQLIKAREQQQQQQQQQPQHQHQQQQQQQQLQMQQLLLQRHAQQQQQQQQQQQQQQQQQQQQQQQQQQQQQQQQQQQQQQQQQQQQQQQQQQQQQQQQPPQQSQQAQQPQQRRDGSQLLNGNTNGLVGNDTLIRQPAGTANAMATKMYEERLKLPHQRDSLDDAAMKQRYGDNAGQLLDPNHASILKPAAATGPPSGQVLHGTTGGMSPQVQARSQQLPGTTPDIKSEMNPVLNPRAAGPDGSLMGIPGSNQGGNNLTLKGWPLTGLDQLRGGILQPQKSFMQAPQPFHQLQMLTPQHQQLMLAQQNLTSPSGSDDNRRLRMLLNNNRTMGLGKDGLSNSVGDVVPNVSSLQAGSPLMPRGDTDILMKLKLAQLHQQQQQQQQLQQQQQQNSNSQQQQLQQHALSNQQSQSSNPSLHQQDKVGGGGSVTVDGSMSNSFRGNDQVSKNQNGRKRKQPVSSSGPANSSGTANTAGPSPSSAPSTPSTHTPGDVISMPAMPHSGSSSKPLMMFGAEGAGTLASPSNQLWDDKDLELQAEMDRFVEDGSLDDNVESFLSHDDTDPRDAVGRCFTFMEVNSVRASSSKVTCCHFSSDGKLLATGGHDKKAVLWYTDTLKLKSTLEEHSCLITDVRFSPSMSRLATSSFDKTVRVWEADSPGYSLRTFGGHSGNVMSLDFHPTKDDLICSCDGDGEIRYWSINNGSCARAFKGGTAPGTAQLRFQPRLGKYLAAAAENVVSILDTETQTCRHSLQGHTKLIHSVCWDPSGELLASVSEDSVRVWSFASGSEGECVHELSCNGNKFHSCVFHPSFQSLLVIGCYQSLELWNMSENKTMTLSAHEGLIAALAVSPVTRLVSSASHDKFVKLWK, encoded by the exons ATGTCTCAAACCAACTGGGAAGCTGATAAAAt GTTAGATGTATATATCCATGATTATTTAGTAAAGAGGGATTTAAAGGCTTCAGCTCAGGCTTTTCAAGCTGAAGGGAAAGTATCATCGGATCCTGTAG CTATCGATGCACCTGGAGGTTTTCTCTTTGAATGGTGGTCTGTTTTTTGGGATATATTCATTGCCAGGACTAATGAGAAGCATTCAGAGGTTGCTGCATCTTATATTGAG ACTCAATTGATTAAAGCACGGGAGCAGCAACAACAGCAACAGCAGCAGCAGCCTCAACATCAACATCAACAgcaacagcagcagcaacaacTGCAGATGCAACAGCTTTTATTGCAGAGGCATGCCCAACAACAGCAACAACAGCAGCAACAACAGCAGCAACAACAGCAACAGCAACagcaacagcagcagcagcaacagcAACAACAACAGCAACAGCAACAGCAACAGCAACAACAGCAGCAACAGCAGCAACAACAGCAGCAACAACAGCAACAGCAACAGCAGCAGCAGCCACCACAGCAGTCCCAGCAGGCACAACAGCCTCAGCAACGAAGGGACGGGTCTCAGCTCCTAAATGGCAATACAAATGGACTTGTTGGAAACGACACTCTCATACGTCAGCCTGCTGGAACTGCTAATGCCATGGCGACTAAGATGTATGAGGAAAGACTAAAATTGCCACATCAAAGGGATTCTTTGGATGATGCAGCTATGAAG CAAAGGTACGGTGACAATGCCGGCCAGCTCTTGGATCCAAATCATGCCTCGATATTGAAGCCTGCAGCTGCAACTGGTCCACCTTCCGG gcAAGTATTGCATGGTACAACTGGTGGTATGTCTCCGCAAGTTCAAGCTCGGAGTCAGCAATTGCCAGGAACAACACCG GATATAAAGAGTGAGATGAATCCAGTATTGAATCCTAGAGCTGCTGGTCCCGATGGATCTTTAATGGGAATTCCAG GGTCAAATCAAGGTGGTAATAATTTAACTTTGAAAGGATGGCCATTAACA GGACTGGACCAACTGCGCGGTGGGATCCTTCAGCCGCAAAAGTCTTTTATGCAAGCTCCTCAGCCCTTTCATCAACTTCAGATGTTGACACCACAGCACCAGCAACTCATGCTTGCTCAGCAGAATCTGACATCACCATCTGGCAGTGATGATAATAGAAGATTGAGAATGCTATTGAATAATAATCGGACCATGGGCCTCGGAAAGGATGGCCTTTCTAATTCTGTTGGTGATGTGGTTCCAAATGTATCATCTTTGCAGGCTGGCAGTCCTCTCATGCCTCGGGGAGATACAGATATTCTAATGAAG TTAAAATTAGCTCAGTTGCATCAGCagcaacagcagcagcagcaactGCAACAGCAACAGCAACAGAACAGTAACTCACAGCAACAACAGCTTCAGCAGCATGCACTTTCGAATCAACAGTCACAGAGTTCTAATCCGAGTTTACACCAACAAGATAAAGTTGGTGGAGGTGGAAGTGTCACTGTGGATGGGAGTATGTCAAACTCATTTCGAGGGAATGATCAG GTTTCAAAAAACCAGAatggaagaaagagaaaacaGCCAGTGTCTTCTTCAGGCCCTGCCAATAGCTCAGGGACAGCAAACACAGCTGGACCTTCGCCTAGTTCTGCACCTTCAACACCATCAACACACACTCCTGGAGATGTGATTTCAATGCCTGCAATGCCTCATAGTGGCAGTTCTTCCAAGCCTTTGATGATGTTTGGTGCTGAGGGTGCTGGTACACTTGCATCACCTTCAAATCAATTG TGGGATGATAAAGATCTTGAATTGCAGGCTGAAATGGATCGATTTGTGGAGGATGGATCTCTTGATGATAACGTCGAGTCTTTTTTATCCCATGATGATACGGATCCTAGAGATGCCGTTGGCCGAT GTTTCACATTTATGGAAGTAAATTCTGTTCGAGCAAGCAGTAGCAAAGTTACTTGCTGCCATTTCTCGTCAGACGGAAAGTTACTAGCTACTGGTGGCCATGATAAAAAG GCTGTATTATGGTACACGGACACTTTGAAGCTGAAGTCTACGCTTGAAGAACATTCATGTTTAATTACTGATGTTCGTTTCAGCCCAAGCATGTCACGCCTTGCAACATCTTCATTTGACAAAACTGTCAGAGTCTGGGAAGCTGACAGT CCTGGTTATTCGCTTCGTACATTTGGGGGCCATTCTGGTAACGTTATGTCACTTGACTTCCATCCAACTAAGGATGACCTTATCTGCTCTTGTGATGGTGATGGTGAAATACGATACTGGAGTATCAACAACGGGAGCTGTGCAAGAGCTTTCAAG GGTGGTACGGCCCCTGGTACAGCCCAATTGAGATTTCAACCTCGCCTCGGAAAATATCTTGCTGCAGCTGCTGAGAATGTTGTATCTATACTGGACACCGAGACTCAAACTTGCCGGCACTCTTTACAG GGACATACTAAACTGATCCATTCTGTATGCTGGGACCCTTCAGGTGAGCTTCTAGCATCCGTTAGTGAGGACTCTGTTCGAGTTTGGTCCTTTGCGTCAGGCAGTGAAGGGGAATGTGTTCACGAATTGAGCTGTAATGGCAACAAGTTCCACTCTTGTGTTTTCCATCCTTCGTTTCAATCACTGCTCGTTATTGGCTGTTACCAG TCTTTGGAGCTATGGAATATGTCGGAGAATAAGACCATGACATTGTCGGCTCATGAAGGACTCATTGCTGCATTGGCTGTATCACCAGTGACAAGGTTGGTTTCTTCCGCAAGTCATGACAAGTTCGTTAAACTGTGGAAGTGA